A genomic stretch from Gorilla gorilla gorilla isolate KB3781 chromosome 20, NHGRI_mGorGor1-v2.1_pri, whole genome shotgun sequence includes:
- the LOC115931563 gene encoding killer cell immunoglobulin-like receptor 3DL3 isoform X2, with the protein MSLMVISMACVGFFLLQGPWPHVGGQDKPFLSAWPGTVVSEGQHVTLQCRFRLGFNEFSLSKEDGMPVPELYNRIFRNSFLMGPVTPAHAGTYRCCSSHPHSPTGWSAPSNPVVIMVTGPLVKSGETVILQCWSDVRFERFLLHREGITEDPLRLVGQLHDAGSQVNYSMGPMTPALAGTYRCFGSVTHLPYELSAPSDPLDIVVIGLYGKPSLSAQPGPTVQAGENVTLSCSSRSLFDIYHLSREAEARELRLTAVLRVNGTFQANFPLGPVTHGGNYRCFGSFRALTHVWSHPSDPLPVSVTGEKTPCLSHPPEPTSTGNSRHLHVLTGTSVVIIPFAILLFFLLHRWCANKKNAVVMDQEPAGNRTVNREDSDEQDPQEVTYAQLNHCVFTQRKITHPSQRPKTPPTDTRVYTELPNAEPRSKVVFCPPAPQSGLDGIF; encoded by the exons ATGTCGCTCATGGTCATCAGCATGGCGTGTGTTG GGTTCTTCTTGCTGCAGGGGCCCTGGCCACATGTGG GTGGTCAGGACAAGCCCTTCCTCTCTGCCTGGCCCGGCACTGTGGTGTCTGAAGGACAACATGTGACTCTTCAGTGTCGCTTTCGTCTTGGGTTTAACGAATTCAGTCTGTCCAAAGAAGACGGGATGCCTGTCCCTGAGCTCTACAACAGAATATTCCGGAACAGCTTTCTCATGGGCCCTGTGACCCCAGCACATGCAGGGACCTACAGATGTTGCAGTTCACACCCACACTCCCCCACTGGGTGGTCGGCACCCAGCAACCCTGTGGTGATCATGGTCACAG GTCCCCTGGTGAAATCAGGAGAGACGGTCATCCTGCAATGTTGGTCAGATGTCAGGTTTGAGCGCTTCCTTCTGCACAGAGAGGGGATCACTGAGGACCCCTTGCGCCTCGTTGGACAGCTCCACGATGCGGGTTCCCAGGTCAACTATTCCATGGGTCCCATGACACCTGCCCTTGCAGGGACCTACAGATGCTTTGGTTCTGTCACTCACTTACCCTATGAATTGTCGGCTCCCAGTGACCCTCTGGACATCGTGGTCATAG GTCTATATGGGAAACCTTCTCTCTCAGCCCAGCCGGGCCCCACGGTTCAGGCAGGAGAGAATGTGACCTTGTCCTGCAGCTCCCGGAGCTTGTTTGACATTTACCATCTATCCAGAGAGGCGGAGGCCCGTGAACTTAGGCTCACTGCAGTGCTGAGGGTCAATGGAACATTCCAGGCCAACTTCCCTCTGGGCCCTGTGACCCACGGAGGGAACTACAGATGCTTCGGCTCTTTCCGTGCCCTGACCCACGTGTGGTCACACCCGAGTGACCCACTGCCCGTTTCTGTCACAGGTGAGAAAACACCATGCCTGTCCCAT CCTCCTGAACCCACCAGCACAG GTAACTCCAGACACCTGCACGTTCTGACTGGGACCTCAGTGGTCATCATCCCTTTTGctatcctcctcttctttctccttcatcgCTGGTGTGCCAACAAAAAGA ATGCTGTTGTAATGGACCAAGAGCCTGCAGGGAACAGAACAGTGAACAGGGAG GACTCTGATGAACAAGACCCTCAGGAGGTGACATACGCACAGTTGAATCACTGCGTTTTCACACAGAGAAAAATCACTCACCCTTCTCAGAGGCCCAAGACACCCCCAACAGATACCAGGGTGTACACGGAACTTCCAAATGCTGAGCCCAGATCCAAAGTTGTCTTCTGTCCACCAGCACCACAGTCAGGCCTTGATGGGATCTTCTAG
- the LOC115931563 gene encoding killer cell immunoglobulin-like receptor 2DL5A isoform X6, which produces MSLMVISMACVGFFLLQGPWPHVGGQDKPFLSAWPGTVVSEGQHVTLQCRFRLGFNEFSLSKEDGMPVPELYNRIFRNSFLMGPVTPAHAGTYRCCSSHPHSPTGWSAPSNPVVIMVTGLYGKPSLSAQPGPTVQAGENVTLSCSSRSLFDIYHLSREAEARELRLTAVLRVNGTFQANFPLGPVTHGGNYRCFGSFRALTHVWSHPSDPLPVSVTGEKTPCLSHPPEPTSTGNSRHLHVLTGTSVVIIPFAILLFFLLHRWCANKKNAVVMDQEPAGNRTVNREDSDEQDPQEVTYAQLNHCVFTQRKITHPSQRPKTPPTDTRVYTELPNAEPRSKVVFCPPAPQSGLDGIF; this is translated from the exons ATGTCGCTCATGGTCATCAGCATGGCGTGTGTTG GGTTCTTCTTGCTGCAGGGGCCCTGGCCACATGTGG GTGGTCAGGACAAGCCCTTCCTCTCTGCCTGGCCCGGCACTGTGGTGTCTGAAGGACAACATGTGACTCTTCAGTGTCGCTTTCGTCTTGGGTTTAACGAATTCAGTCTGTCCAAAGAAGACGGGATGCCTGTCCCTGAGCTCTACAACAGAATATTCCGGAACAGCTTTCTCATGGGCCCTGTGACCCCAGCACATGCAGGGACCTACAGATGTTGCAGTTCACACCCACACTCCCCCACTGGGTGGTCGGCACCCAGCAACCCTGTGGTGATCATGGTCACAG GTCTATATGGGAAACCTTCTCTCTCAGCCCAGCCGGGCCCCACGGTTCAGGCAGGAGAGAATGTGACCTTGTCCTGCAGCTCCCGGAGCTTGTTTGACATTTACCATCTATCCAGAGAGGCGGAGGCCCGTGAACTTAGGCTCACTGCAGTGCTGAGGGTCAATGGAACATTCCAGGCCAACTTCCCTCTGGGCCCTGTGACCCACGGAGGGAACTACAGATGCTTCGGCTCTTTCCGTGCCCTGACCCACGTGTGGTCACACCCGAGTGACCCACTGCCCGTTTCTGTCACAGGTGAGAAAACACCATGCCTGTCCCAT CCTCCTGAACCCACCAGCACAG GTAACTCCAGACACCTGCACGTTCTGACTGGGACCTCAGTGGTCATCATCCCTTTTGctatcctcctcttctttctccttcatcgCTGGTGTGCCAACAAAAAGA ATGCTGTTGTAATGGACCAAGAGCCTGCAGGGAACAGAACAGTGAACAGGGAG GACTCTGATGAACAAGACCCTCAGGAGGTGACATACGCACAGTTGAATCACTGCGTTTTCACACAGAGAAAAATCACTCACCCTTCTCAGAGGCCCAAGACACCCCCAACAGATACCAGGGTGTACACGGAACTTCCAAATGCTGAGCCCAGATCCAAAGTTGTCTTCTGTCCACCAGCACCACAGTCAGGCCTTGATGGGATCTTCTAG
- the LOC115931563 gene encoding killer cell immunoglobulin-like receptor 3DL3 isoform X4, which yields MSLMVISMACVGFFLLQGPWPHVGGQDKPFLSAWPGTVVSEGQHVTLQCRFRPLVKSGETVILQCWSDVRFERFLLHREGITEDPLRLVGQLHDAGSQVNYSMGPMTPALAGTYRCFGSVTHLPYELSAPSDPLDIVVIGLYGKPSLSAQPGPTVQAGENVTLSCSSRSLFDIYHLSREAEARELRLTAVLRVNGTFQANFPLGPVTHGGNYRCFGSFRALTHVWSHPSDPLPVSVTGEKTPCLSHPPEPTSTGNSRHLHVLTGTSVVIIPFAILLFFLLHRWCANKKNAVVMDQEPAGNRTVNREDSDEQDPQEVTYAQLNHCVFTQRKITHPSQRPKTPPTDTRVYTELPNAEPRSKVVFCPPAPQSGLDGIF from the exons ATGTCGCTCATGGTCATCAGCATGGCGTGTGTTG GGTTCTTCTTGCTGCAGGGGCCCTGGCCACATGTGG GTGGTCAGGACAAGCCCTTCCTCTCTGCCTGGCCCGGCACTGTGGTGTCTGAAGGACAACATGTGACTCTTCAGTGTCGCTTTC GTCCCCTGGTGAAATCAGGAGAGACGGTCATCCTGCAATGTTGGTCAGATGTCAGGTTTGAGCGCTTCCTTCTGCACAGAGAGGGGATCACTGAGGACCCCTTGCGCCTCGTTGGACAGCTCCACGATGCGGGTTCCCAGGTCAACTATTCCATGGGTCCCATGACACCTGCCCTTGCAGGGACCTACAGATGCTTTGGTTCTGTCACTCACTTACCCTATGAATTGTCGGCTCCCAGTGACCCTCTGGACATCGTGGTCATAG GTCTATATGGGAAACCTTCTCTCTCAGCCCAGCCGGGCCCCACGGTTCAGGCAGGAGAGAATGTGACCTTGTCCTGCAGCTCCCGGAGCTTGTTTGACATTTACCATCTATCCAGAGAGGCGGAGGCCCGTGAACTTAGGCTCACTGCAGTGCTGAGGGTCAATGGAACATTCCAGGCCAACTTCCCTCTGGGCCCTGTGACCCACGGAGGGAACTACAGATGCTTCGGCTCTTTCCGTGCCCTGACCCACGTGTGGTCACACCCGAGTGACCCACTGCCCGTTTCTGTCACAGGTGAGAAAACACCATGCCTGTCCCAT CCTCCTGAACCCACCAGCACAG GTAACTCCAGACACCTGCACGTTCTGACTGGGACCTCAGTGGTCATCATCCCTTTTGctatcctcctcttctttctccttcatcgCTGGTGTGCCAACAAAAAGA ATGCTGTTGTAATGGACCAAGAGCCTGCAGGGAACAGAACAGTGAACAGGGAG GACTCTGATGAACAAGACCCTCAGGAGGTGACATACGCACAGTTGAATCACTGCGTTTTCACACAGAGAAAAATCACTCACCCTTCTCAGAGGCCCAAGACACCCCCAACAGATACCAGGGTGTACACGGAACTTCCAAATGCTGAGCCCAGATCCAAAGTTGTCTTCTGTCCACCAGCACCACAGTCAGGCCTTGATGGGATCTTCTAG
- the LOC115931563 gene encoding killer cell immunoglobulin-like receptor 3DL3 isoform X5, whose translation MSLMVISMACVGFFLLQGPWPHVGVHRKPSLLAHPGPLVKSGETVILQCWSDVRFERFLLHREGITEDPLRLVGQLHDAGSQVNYSMGPMTPALAGTYRCFGSVTHLPYELSAPSDPLDIVVIGLYGKPSLSAQPGPTVQAGENVTLSCSSRSLFDIYHLSREAEARELRLTAVLRVNGTFQANFPLGPVTHGGNYRCFGSFRALTHVWSHPSDPLPVSVTGEKTPCLSHPPEPTSTGNSRHLHVLTGTSVVIIPFAILLFFLLHRWCANKKNAVVMDQEPAGNRTVNREDSDEQDPQEVTYAQLNHCVFTQRKITHPSQRPKTPPTDTRVYTELPNAEPRSKVVFCPPAPQSGLDGIF comes from the exons ATGTCGCTCATGGTCATCAGCATGGCGTGTGTTG GGTTCTTCTTGCTGCAGGGGCCCTGGCCACATGTGG GAGTCCACAGAAAACCTTCCCTCCTGGCCCACCCAGGTCCCCTGGTGAAATCAGGAGAGACGGTCATCCTGCAATGTTGGTCAGATGTCAGGTTTGAGCGCTTCCTTCTGCACAGAGAGGGGATCACTGAGGACCCCTTGCGCCTCGTTGGACAGCTCCACGATGCGGGTTCCCAGGTCAACTATTCCATGGGTCCCATGACACCTGCCCTTGCAGGGACCTACAGATGCTTTGGTTCTGTCACTCACTTACCCTATGAATTGTCGGCTCCCAGTGACCCTCTGGACATCGTGGTCATAG GTCTATATGGGAAACCTTCTCTCTCAGCCCAGCCGGGCCCCACGGTTCAGGCAGGAGAGAATGTGACCTTGTCCTGCAGCTCCCGGAGCTTGTTTGACATTTACCATCTATCCAGAGAGGCGGAGGCCCGTGAACTTAGGCTCACTGCAGTGCTGAGGGTCAATGGAACATTCCAGGCCAACTTCCCTCTGGGCCCTGTGACCCACGGAGGGAACTACAGATGCTTCGGCTCTTTCCGTGCCCTGACCCACGTGTGGTCACACCCGAGTGACCCACTGCCCGTTTCTGTCACAGGTGAGAAAACACCATGCCTGTCCCAT CCTCCTGAACCCACCAGCACAG GTAACTCCAGACACCTGCACGTTCTGACTGGGACCTCAGTGGTCATCATCCCTTTTGctatcctcctcttctttctccttcatcgCTGGTGTGCCAACAAAAAGA ATGCTGTTGTAATGGACCAAGAGCCTGCAGGGAACAGAACAGTGAACAGGGAG GACTCTGATGAACAAGACCCTCAGGAGGTGACATACGCACAGTTGAATCACTGCGTTTTCACACAGAGAAAAATCACTCACCCTTCTCAGAGGCCCAAGACACCCCCAACAGATACCAGGGTGTACACGGAACTTCCAAATGCTGAGCCCAGATCCAAAGTTGTCTTCTGTCCACCAGCACCACAGTCAGGCCTTGATGGGATCTTCTAG
- the LOC115931563 gene encoding killer cell immunoglobulin-like receptor 3DL3 isoform X1 has product MSLMVISMACVGGQDKPFLSAWPGTVVSEGQHVTLQCRFRLGFNEFSLSKEDGMPVPELYNRIFRNSFLMGPVTPAHAGTYRCCSSHPHSPTGWSAPSNPVVIMVTGVHRKPSLLAHPGPLVKSGETVILQCWSDVRFERFLLHREGITEDPLRLVGQLHDAGSQVNYSMGPMTPALAGTYRCFGSVTHLPYELSAPSDPLDIVVIGLYGKPSLSAQPGPTVQAGENVTLSCSSRSLFDIYHLSREAEARELRLTAVLRVNGTFQANFPLGPVTHGGNYRCFGSFRALTHVWSHPSDPLPVSVTGEKTPCLSHPPEPTSTGNSRHLHVLTGTSVVIIPFAILLFFLLHRWCANKKNAVVMDQEPAGNRTVNREDSDEQDPQEVTYAQLNHCVFTQRKITHPSQRPKTPPTDTRVYTELPNAEPRSKVVFCPPAPQSGLDGIF; this is encoded by the exons ATGTCGCTCATGGTCATCAGCATGGCGTGTGTTG GTGGTCAGGACAAGCCCTTCCTCTCTGCCTGGCCCGGCACTGTGGTGTCTGAAGGACAACATGTGACTCTTCAGTGTCGCTTTCGTCTTGGGTTTAACGAATTCAGTCTGTCCAAAGAAGACGGGATGCCTGTCCCTGAGCTCTACAACAGAATATTCCGGAACAGCTTTCTCATGGGCCCTGTGACCCCAGCACATGCAGGGACCTACAGATGTTGCAGTTCACACCCACACTCCCCCACTGGGTGGTCGGCACCCAGCAACCCTGTGGTGATCATGGTCACAG GAGTCCACAGAAAACCTTCCCTCCTGGCCCACCCAGGTCCCCTGGTGAAATCAGGAGAGACGGTCATCCTGCAATGTTGGTCAGATGTCAGGTTTGAGCGCTTCCTTCTGCACAGAGAGGGGATCACTGAGGACCCCTTGCGCCTCGTTGGACAGCTCCACGATGCGGGTTCCCAGGTCAACTATTCCATGGGTCCCATGACACCTGCCCTTGCAGGGACCTACAGATGCTTTGGTTCTGTCACTCACTTACCCTATGAATTGTCGGCTCCCAGTGACCCTCTGGACATCGTGGTCATAG GTCTATATGGGAAACCTTCTCTCTCAGCCCAGCCGGGCCCCACGGTTCAGGCAGGAGAGAATGTGACCTTGTCCTGCAGCTCCCGGAGCTTGTTTGACATTTACCATCTATCCAGAGAGGCGGAGGCCCGTGAACTTAGGCTCACTGCAGTGCTGAGGGTCAATGGAACATTCCAGGCCAACTTCCCTCTGGGCCCTGTGACCCACGGAGGGAACTACAGATGCTTCGGCTCTTTCCGTGCCCTGACCCACGTGTGGTCACACCCGAGTGACCCACTGCCCGTTTCTGTCACAGGTGAGAAAACACCATGCCTGTCCCAT CCTCCTGAACCCACCAGCACAG GTAACTCCAGACACCTGCACGTTCTGACTGGGACCTCAGTGGTCATCATCCCTTTTGctatcctcctcttctttctccttcatcgCTGGTGTGCCAACAAAAAGA ATGCTGTTGTAATGGACCAAGAGCCTGCAGGGAACAGAACAGTGAACAGGGAG GACTCTGATGAACAAGACCCTCAGGAGGTGACATACGCACAGTTGAATCACTGCGTTTTCACACAGAGAAAAATCACTCACCCTTCTCAGAGGCCCAAGACACCCCCAACAGATACCAGGGTGTACACGGAACTTCCAAATGCTGAGCCCAGATCCAAAGTTGTCTTCTGTCCACCAGCACCACAGTCAGGCCTTGATGGGATCTTCTAG
- the LOC115931563 gene encoding killer cell immunoglobulin-like receptor 3DL3 isoform X3, with protein sequence MSLMVISMACVGFFLLQGPWPHVGGQDKPFLSAWPGTVVSEGQHVTLQCRFRLGFNEFSLSKEDGMPVPELYNRIFRNSFLMGPVTPAHAGTYRCCSSHPHSPTGWSAPSNPVVIMVTGVHRKPSLLAHPGPLVKSGETVILQCWSDVRFERFLLHREGITEDPLRLVGQLHDAGSQVNYSMGPMTPALAGTYRCFGSVTHLPYELSAPSDPLDIVVIGLYGKPSLSAQPGPTVQAGENVTLSCSSRSLFDIYHLSREAEARELRLTAVLRVNGTFQANFPLGPVTHGGNYRCFGSFRALTHVWSHPSDPLPVSVTGNSRHLHVLTGTSVVIIPFAILLFFLLHRWCANKKNAVVMDQEPAGNRTVNREDSDEQDPQEVTYAQLNHCVFTQRKITHPSQRPKTPPTDTRVYTELPNAEPRSKVVFCPPAPQSGLDGIF encoded by the exons ATGTCGCTCATGGTCATCAGCATGGCGTGTGTTG GGTTCTTCTTGCTGCAGGGGCCCTGGCCACATGTGG GTGGTCAGGACAAGCCCTTCCTCTCTGCCTGGCCCGGCACTGTGGTGTCTGAAGGACAACATGTGACTCTTCAGTGTCGCTTTCGTCTTGGGTTTAACGAATTCAGTCTGTCCAAAGAAGACGGGATGCCTGTCCCTGAGCTCTACAACAGAATATTCCGGAACAGCTTTCTCATGGGCCCTGTGACCCCAGCACATGCAGGGACCTACAGATGTTGCAGTTCACACCCACACTCCCCCACTGGGTGGTCGGCACCCAGCAACCCTGTGGTGATCATGGTCACAG GAGTCCACAGAAAACCTTCCCTCCTGGCCCACCCAGGTCCCCTGGTGAAATCAGGAGAGACGGTCATCCTGCAATGTTGGTCAGATGTCAGGTTTGAGCGCTTCCTTCTGCACAGAGAGGGGATCACTGAGGACCCCTTGCGCCTCGTTGGACAGCTCCACGATGCGGGTTCCCAGGTCAACTATTCCATGGGTCCCATGACACCTGCCCTTGCAGGGACCTACAGATGCTTTGGTTCTGTCACTCACTTACCCTATGAATTGTCGGCTCCCAGTGACCCTCTGGACATCGTGGTCATAG GTCTATATGGGAAACCTTCTCTCTCAGCCCAGCCGGGCCCCACGGTTCAGGCAGGAGAGAATGTGACCTTGTCCTGCAGCTCCCGGAGCTTGTTTGACATTTACCATCTATCCAGAGAGGCGGAGGCCCGTGAACTTAGGCTCACTGCAGTGCTGAGGGTCAATGGAACATTCCAGGCCAACTTCCCTCTGGGCCCTGTGACCCACGGAGGGAACTACAGATGCTTCGGCTCTTTCCGTGCCCTGACCCACGTGTGGTCACACCCGAGTGACCCACTGCCCGTTTCTGTCACAG GTAACTCCAGACACCTGCACGTTCTGACTGGGACCTCAGTGGTCATCATCCCTTTTGctatcctcctcttctttctccttcatcgCTGGTGTGCCAACAAAAAGA ATGCTGTTGTAATGGACCAAGAGCCTGCAGGGAACAGAACAGTGAACAGGGAG GACTCTGATGAACAAGACCCTCAGGAGGTGACATACGCACAGTTGAATCACTGCGTTTTCACACAGAGAAAAATCACTCACCCTTCTCAGAGGCCCAAGACACCCCCAACAGATACCAGGGTGTACACGGAACTTCCAAATGCTGAGCCCAGATCCAAAGTTGTCTTCTGTCCACCAGCACCACAGTCAGGCCTTGATGGGATCTTCTAG
- the LOC115931563 gene encoding killer cell immunoglobulin-like receptor 3DL3 isoform X7, protein MVISMACVGFFLLQGPWPHVGPLVKSGETVILQCWSDVRFERFLLHREGITEDPLRLVGQLHDAGSQVNYSMGPMTPALAGTYRCFGSVTHLPYELSAPSDPLDIVVIGLYGKPSLSAQPGPTVQAGENVTLSCSSRSLFDIYHLSREAEARELRLTAVLRVNGTFQANFPLGPVTHGGNYRCFGSFRALTHVWSHPSDPLPVSVTGEKTPCLSHPPEPTSTGNSRHLHVLTGTSVVIIPFAILLFFLLHRWCANKKNAVVMDQEPAGNRTVNREDSDEQDPQEVTYAQLNHCVFTQRKITHPSQRPKTPPTDTRVYTELPNAEPRSKVVFCPPAPQSGLDGIF, encoded by the exons ATGGTCATCAGCATGGCGTGTGTTG GGTTCTTCTTGCTGCAGGGGCCCTGGCCACATGTGG GTCCCCTGGTGAAATCAGGAGAGACGGTCATCCTGCAATGTTGGTCAGATGTCAGGTTTGAGCGCTTCCTTCTGCACAGAGAGGGGATCACTGAGGACCCCTTGCGCCTCGTTGGACAGCTCCACGATGCGGGTTCCCAGGTCAACTATTCCATGGGTCCCATGACACCTGCCCTTGCAGGGACCTACAGATGCTTTGGTTCTGTCACTCACTTACCCTATGAATTGTCGGCTCCCAGTGACCCTCTGGACATCGTGGTCATAG GTCTATATGGGAAACCTTCTCTCTCAGCCCAGCCGGGCCCCACGGTTCAGGCAGGAGAGAATGTGACCTTGTCCTGCAGCTCCCGGAGCTTGTTTGACATTTACCATCTATCCAGAGAGGCGGAGGCCCGTGAACTTAGGCTCACTGCAGTGCTGAGGGTCAATGGAACATTCCAGGCCAACTTCCCTCTGGGCCCTGTGACCCACGGAGGGAACTACAGATGCTTCGGCTCTTTCCGTGCCCTGACCCACGTGTGGTCACACCCGAGTGACCCACTGCCCGTTTCTGTCACAGGTGAGAAAACACCATGCCTGTCCCAT CCTCCTGAACCCACCAGCACAG GTAACTCCAGACACCTGCACGTTCTGACTGGGACCTCAGTGGTCATCATCCCTTTTGctatcctcctcttctttctccttcatcgCTGGTGTGCCAACAAAAAGA ATGCTGTTGTAATGGACCAAGAGCCTGCAGGGAACAGAACAGTGAACAGGGAG GACTCTGATGAACAAGACCCTCAGGAGGTGACATACGCACAGTTGAATCACTGCGTTTTCACACAGAGAAAAATCACTCACCCTTCTCAGAGGCCCAAGACACCCCCAACAGATACCAGGGTGTACACGGAACTTCCAAATGCTGAGCCCAGATCCAAAGTTGTCTTCTGTCCACCAGCACCACAGTCAGGCCTTGATGGGATCTTCTAG